Proteins encoded by one window of Syntrophales bacterium:
- a CDS encoding energy-coupling factor transporter transmembrane protein EcfT, whose product MENSVSARGLRTHVLSKTFGFGIFVPGSSPIHRVDPRVKIVASVLLSLVTFQSSWHVLALLTVVFVAITLLARLNPAQIGSAMKPFFYFALIIFSLHVFFSDGEAIVSVGAARITWDGLLRGTFVVWQYLLLFYGGFLLTVTTPLSALVTGFNYLLGPLRRVGVPVQELAIMVVMALRFVPTFVDEYNRLRLAYLSRGGDFFGGDFKMRVVRTSRVTIPLMIGAFRRAEELARTMDARGYGLGKRTSLYDFRITVRDLIALSMVFVVVLCGVLL is encoded by the coding sequence TTGGAAAATTCAGTCTCGGCACGCGGTTTACGAACGCACGTGCTAAGTAAAACTTTTGGCTTTGGAATCTTTGTGCCTGGGAGTTCGCCCATTCACAGAGTAGACCCGAGGGTAAAGATTGTAGCTTCAGTTCTTCTTAGTTTAGTGACCTTTCAAAGTAGCTGGCATGTTCTTGCTCTTCTTACCGTTGTTTTTGTTGCAATTACTCTTCTAGCTCGCCTCAATCCCGCTCAGATAGGATCTGCAATGAAACCTTTTTTCTATTTTGCCCTTATTATTTTCTCTCTACATGTCTTTTTTTCAGATGGTGAAGCTATCGTGTCAGTTGGAGCAGCTAGGATAACATGGGACGGTTTATTGAGAGGAACTTTTGTCGTTTGGCAGTATCTTTTACTCTTTTACGGAGGGTTTTTGCTAACAGTTACGACGCCTCTATCAGCACTTGTAACGGGATTCAATTATCTCCTTGGTCCATTGAGAAGAGTTGGGGTTCCTGTTCAGGAACTGGCGATCATGGTGGTCATGGCTTTACGTTTTGTTCCGACGTTTGTTGATGAATACAATCGATTGCGCTTGGCCTATTTGTCTCGTGGTGGGGATTTTTTTGGAGGCGATTTCAAGATGCGTGTGGTACGAACCAGTCGTGTTACAATTCCTCTCATGATAGGTGCGTTTCGTCGAGCCGAAGAGCTGGCACGCACCATGGATGCCCGGGGTTACGGGCTCGGTAAAAGAACGAGCCTTTATGACTTTCGTATTACAGTGAGGGATCTCATAGCGTTGTCGATGGTTTTTGTTGTGGTGTTGTGTGGGGTGTTACTGTGA
- a CDS encoding biotin--[acetyl-CoA-carboxylase] ligase: MERQKGGVAILRVLKERYGLWVSGDELSNNLGVSRCAVWKVVSSLRKNGYFIEARRNKGYRLYGVSDCLLPLEIKSGLETKIIGKERIVRFEETDSTNIRAFDLARKGAPEGTVVVAEGQTHGCGRRKRMWFSPWRKGIYVSIVLRPLIHPTQTPRISILAALAVAEALRKETGLCVTIKWPNDLLVNGRKIGGVLSEIAADSETVEFIIVGAGLNVNLTREEFPEDISCSATSVLMETGKVFHRIPLLVSYINHFDAFYTEMMVKGFERLRHLYIMETDIIGRRVRLQTHLGQSEGIVEDLDINGCLLVRDVNGQYQQLWAGDLTFV, encoded by the coding sequence ATGGAAAGGCAAAAAGGTGGAGTGGCAATCCTTAGGGTGCTGAAGGAAAGGTATGGTTTATGGGTCTCAGGTGATGAGCTAAGTAACAACCTTGGGGTCAGCCGGTGTGCTGTTTGGAAAGTGGTCAGTTCTCTGAGGAAGAATGGATATTTCATTGAGGCCAGAAGGAATAAGGGATATCGTCTCTATGGTGTCTCCGATTGTTTGTTACCTTTGGAAATAAAGAGTGGTTTGGAGACAAAGATCATAGGAAAGGAGCGTATCGTAAGGTTTGAAGAAACGGATTCTACAAATATAAGGGCGTTTGATCTTGCGCGAAAGGGAGCGCCAGAGGGCACTGTGGTGGTAGCGGAGGGGCAGACCCATGGATGTGGGAGGCGAAAAAGGATGTGGTTTTCCCCCTGGAGGAAGGGTATTTATGTATCCATAGTGTTACGACCTTTGATCCATCCGACACAGACCCCGAGAATATCCATTCTTGCTGCTTTGGCTGTTGCAGAGGCATTGAGAAAGGAAACGGGTCTTTGTGTCACCATAAAGTGGCCTAATGATCTATTAGTAAATGGTAGAAAAATTGGCGGTGTCCTCTCGGAGATAGCCGCCGATAGTGAAACGGTGGAGTTTATAATAGTTGGAGCGGGTTTAAATGTAAATTTGACCCGTGAAGAATTCCCTGAGGATATCTCTTGTTCTGCAACGAGCGTTCTGATGGAGACAGGAAAGGTGTTTCACCGAATTCCGCTCCTTGTGAGCTACATTAATCATTTCGACGCATTTTACACAGAGATGATGGTTAAAGGATTTGAACGTTTACGCCATCTGTACATTATGGAAACGGACATAATTGGTCGGCGGGTTCGTCTGCAGACGCATCTGGGCCAAAGTGAAGGTATTGTGGAAGATTTAGACATCAATGGCTGTCTCCTAGTTAGAGATGTCAATGGGCAATACCAGCAGCTCTGGGCTGGAGATTTAACCTTTGTGTAA
- a CDS encoding biotin transporter BioY, with the protein MTLRGMSYAAMFGALTAVGAYISIPLPPVPITMQTFFVVLSGLLLGKTMGAMSQLVYLFLGIMGLPVFAGGKAGMGVLFGPTGGYLIGFVCGAYVIGYVVSLREESSVKWFVFSALTGLILVYGLGLFQLMVVAQLSFQKTIAVGLAPMIPGELIKVVLAALIAKKVKSLKVI; encoded by the coding sequence GTGACACTCAGGGGAATGTCTTATGCCGCCATGTTTGGAGCTTTGACCGCTGTTGGGGCATATATATCCATTCCTTTACCTCCCGTTCCCATAACAATGCAGACTTTTTTTGTTGTTTTGTCGGGTTTGCTCCTTGGGAAAACTATGGGGGCTATGAGTCAGCTTGTTTATTTGTTTCTCGGTATTATGGGTTTGCCAGTTTTTGCTGGCGGTAAAGCAGGTATGGGAGTGCTTTTTGGACCCACCGGAGGTTACTTAATCGGTTTTGTCTGTGGTGCCTATGTTATTGGATATGTTGTTTCCTTAAGGGAAGAATCAAGTGTAAAATGGTTTGTCTTTTCTGCCTTGACGGGTCTTATTCTTGTGTATGGGCTTGGTCTGTTTCAACTTATGGTTGTCGCTCAGTTGAGTTTTCAGAAGACTATTGCTGTTGGTCTTGCACCCATGATTCCCGGTGAGTTAATAAAGGTCGTACTTGCCGCTTTAATCGCGAAAAAAGTGAAATCGCTGAAGGTCATATGA
- a CDS encoding fructose-1,6-bisphosphatase has protein sequence MGEGISDYTRFYVDLRRHMWMAGVEQDLRRLIWQIAVTGKYISAKIHEANRKLAGFKNIYGEEQLALDRSSDEILRNQLKFSGFVKEYASEEGNEIITIGQGHEKYVITADPLDGSSLVDTNLAIGTIIGIHRDTMLGKGRDTMVAALYITYGPLITMVYSAGKGTHEFVLNREGEYVLSQENIQLKEKGDIYSLGGLRKEWTDAHLRFVEFLEDEGYKLRYSGGFVPDINQILIKNGGIFTYPALRNSPKGKLRLLFELQPMAFLIEQAGGAATDGLVPILDIPVEDLSQRSPIYIGSRYEVEKAAHFLKQS, from the coding sequence ATGGGAGAGGGTATTTCTGATTATACGAGGTTCTATGTAGATCTTAGGCGTCATATGTGGATGGCGGGGGTAGAGCAGGATCTTAGGAGGTTGATCTGGCAGATTGCTGTAACAGGAAAGTACATTTCTGCAAAGATCCACGAGGCGAATCGCAAGCTAGCGGGATTTAAGAATATTTACGGTGAGGAACAGCTTGCGCTAGATAGAAGCTCCGATGAGATTTTGAGGAATCAGCTTAAGTTTTCTGGTTTTGTTAAAGAGTACGCTTCCGAAGAGGGCAACGAGATCATCACCATAGGACAGGGTCACGAAAAGTATGTGATCACAGCTGATCCTCTTGATGGTTCTTCACTTGTGGACACGAACCTTGCCATCGGAACCATAATTGGTATTCACAGGGATACGATGCTAGGTAAGGGACGCGATACTATGGTGGCTGCTCTGTACATCACATATGGACCTCTAATAACGATGGTTTATTCTGCGGGTAAGGGAACTCATGAATTTGTGCTTAACCGGGAGGGTGAATACGTTCTGTCTCAGGAAAATATCCAACTTAAGGAGAAAGGCGATATTTACAGCCTTGGTGGTTTGCGGAAGGAATGGACTGATGCCCATCTTAGGTTTGTGGAATTTTTGGAAGATGAAGGTTACAAACTTAGATACAGTGGTGGTTTTGTTCCCGACATCAATCAGATACTCATAAAGAACGGGGGGATTTTTACGTATCCCGCGCTGAGAAACAGTCCTAAAGGTAAGTTGAGACTTCTCTTTGAGCTGCAGCCGATGGCATTTCTAATTGAGCAGGCGGGTGGAGCTGCTACAGATGGTCTGGTACCAATTCTGGACATACCGGTGGAAGACCTCAGCCAGAGGAGTCCGATTTACATAGGAAGTCGGTATGAGGTTGAAAAAGCCGCGCACTTTCTCAAGCAATCTTAG
- a CDS encoding class II fructose-bisphosphate aldolase — protein MIFHDMSQLREGIKGILQPEGDEVRILSEDSLRTSLIDDLVYTAVFSPSPVTMKVARWLIRRAGAALGIVPSSIQPLYEAMGRGEVGGFTVPAINIRMITYDTAQAVLRAAMALDVGPVIFEIARSEIDYTRQRPEEYTVAVMAAAIKVGYKGPLFLQGDHFQISLSRYRKDPESEVKAVKDLIWEAIEAGFYNIDVDTSTLVDLSKEDVKEQQRLNFILAAELATVIRDLEPRGVTISIGGEIGEVGGKNSTVEELDAFMEGFKEELLKSGHDIKGISKISVQTGTTHGGVPLPDGTIARVKLDFDTLEKLSKAAREKYGLAGAVQHGASTLPDEAFDMFPAVGTAEVHLATGFQNLVYDSPVFPQELKSKIYDYLRKECIAEKKETDTDEQFIYKTRKKGFGPFKFELWHLPEGVLKSLGEELEAKFAFLFQKLNVARTSQLVKQYIVPKDVPLPQPPEVE, from the coding sequence ATGATATTCCATGATATGTCGCAGTTGCGCGAAGGTATAAAGGGCATTCTTCAGCCGGAGGGAGATGAAGTGAGAATCCTAAGCGAGGATTCTCTGCGGACGTCTCTTATTGATGATCTAGTGTATACAGCGGTATTCAGCCCTTCTCCAGTGACGATGAAGGTAGCGCGCTGGTTGATCCGTCGTGCTGGAGCTGCGCTCGGCATTGTGCCTTCTTCAATCCAGCCGCTTTATGAGGCAATGGGACGGGGAGAGGTGGGGGGATTTACCGTCCCAGCAATTAATATCAGGATGATAACTTACGATACGGCCCAAGCGGTGCTAAGGGCGGCGATGGCGCTTGATGTGGGACCGGTGATATTTGAAATAGCCCGGTCAGAGATTGATTACACCCGTCAGAGACCCGAGGAGTACACAGTCGCTGTTATGGCTGCTGCAATTAAGGTGGGCTATAAAGGTCCTCTTTTCCTGCAGGGTGATCATTTTCAGATAAGTTTGTCTCGATACAGAAAAGATCCAGAATCAGAGGTTAAAGCGGTAAAAGATCTGATCTGGGAGGCAATTGAGGCGGGTTTTTACAATATTGATGTGGATACGTCTACGCTAGTGGACTTGTCTAAGGAAGATGTAAAAGAGCAGCAGCGTTTGAATTTTATTTTGGCTGCGGAATTGGCTACGGTAATCAGGGATTTAGAACCCCGTGGTGTGACCATATCCATAGGAGGAGAAATAGGTGAGGTTGGGGGTAAGAATAGTACTGTAGAGGAGCTTGATGCTTTCATGGAGGGATTCAAGGAAGAATTGCTGAAAAGCGGTCACGATATTAAGGGGATAAGTAAGATAAGTGTTCAGACGGGAACGACCCATGGAGGGGTTCCTCTGCCCGACGGGACAATAGCACGTGTTAAATTGGATTTTGATACTTTGGAAAAACTCTCAAAAGCGGCTAGGGAAAAGTACGGACTGGCGGGAGCTGTACAGCATGGCGCATCTACCCTTCCAGATGAAGCTTTTGACATGTTCCCTGCGGTTGGGACAGCGGAGGTTCACTTGGCAACCGGTTTTCAGAACCTTGTTTACGACAGTCCAGTGTTTCCCCAAGAGTTAAAATCGAAGATTTATGATTATTTGCGCAAGGAATGTATAGCTGAAAAGAAGGAAACCGATACGGACGAACAGTTTATATACAAAACGCGGAAGAAAGGTTTTGGACCCTTCAAATTTGAACTCTGGCATTTACCAGAGGGGGTACTTAAGAGTCTAGGTGAAGAATTGGAAGCTAAATTTGCATTTTTATTCCAGAAACTGAACGTCGCAAGAACTAGTCAATTGGTGAAACAATACATTGTTCCAAAAGATGTGCCTTTGCCCCAACCACCTGAGGTGGAATGA
- a CDS encoding ATP-binding cassette domain-containing protein, producing MIELKNVTFSYGSEVCILRDVNLTIFEGEYLGIIGPNGCGKSTLAYLLNGLLLPHRGTVCVDGMYTNDQVSVKKIRSLVGMVFQNPDSQIIGLTVEEDVAFGPENLGFPPREIKRRVDEALTTCGIAHLASRMPYTLSGGEKRLVNFAAVLAMQPRYLVCDEPTVYLDPSSKKRILNLIADLHRRGITVIHISHDVSELMEADRILVMDYGGFPCCGSPEDVFDFLCSSPNLRIEPPPLVDLMCRMRSLGFPVRTDINTTEGVLEEITKLLDHFR from the coding sequence ATGATTGAGCTAAAAAATGTGACTTTTTCTTACGGCTCAGAAGTTTGTATTCTTAGGGATGTGAATCTCACCATCTTTGAAGGAGAGTACCTAGGTATTATTGGACCGAATGGATGTGGTAAGAGTACACTGGCTTATCTACTAAATGGGCTATTGCTGCCCCATAGAGGAACCGTTTGTGTGGATGGAATGTACACCAATGATCAGGTGTCTGTTAAAAAGATCCGTAGTCTAGTCGGCATGGTGTTTCAGAATCCTGATTCTCAGATCATCGGTTTAACGGTGGAAGAGGATGTCGCCTTTGGACCGGAGAATCTCGGTTTTCCTCCTCGGGAGATTAAACGGAGGGTGGACGAGGCTCTCACAACGTGTGGGATAGCCCATTTAGCTTCTCGCATGCCTTATACTCTATCGGGTGGCGAAAAGAGGTTGGTAAATTTTGCAGCTGTTTTGGCGATGCAACCGCGGTATTTGGTGTGTGATGAACCCACTGTTTATCTCGACCCTTCAAGTAAGAAGAGAATATTGAATCTCATCGCGGATTTACACCGAAGGGGTATTACCGTCATTCATATCAGTCATGATGTCTCTGAGCTTATGGAGGCTGATCGTATTTTGGTTATGGATTATGGGGGATTCCCATGCTGTGGTTCACCAGAGGATGTTTTTGATTTTCTGTGCAGTAGTCCTAATTTGCGTATTGAGCCTCCACCCTTGGTTGATTTGATGTGCCGTATGAGGTCTCTGGGTTTTCCAGTTCGCACAGATATCAATACAACCGAGGGGGTTTTGGAGGAGATAACAAAGTTACTGGATCATTTCCGGTGA